From the genome of Rhizobacter sp. AJA081-3:
GGCTTGGCGGCTGAGCTTGCGGAGCAGGTTGCGTCGATCCATGTCAGGCGCGGATTGTGAGGGCAGCACGGCACGCGCCTACAATCGCGCCCCCTCGCGTCTGCCGATCCGCCCGCCCCACCGCACCATGTACTGCGCCATCGACTTCGGCACTTCCAACTCCGCTGTCGCAGTGCCCGACGCGACGGTGGGCATGCGCTTGGTCGAGCTCGAGCCCGGCCAGCGCACCATGCCCACGGCCGTCTTCTACTTCGTCGACGGCCCCGAGCACGACGGCCCGCCGCGCGCCTTCGGCCGCGCCGCCGTGGCCGCCTACGTCGACGGCCTGGACGGCCGGCTGATGCGTTCCATGAAGAGCATCCTCGGCAGCAGCCTGATCGACCAGACCACCGACGTGGGCGGCGGCCGCGGCGTGAAGTACCTCGATATCGTCGCCGGCTACCTGCGCCACCTGAAGCGCTGCGCCGAGGCCGATGCGGGCCAGGCGATCGACCGCGTGGTGCTGGGCCGGCCGGTGTTCTTCGTCGACGAGGATCCGGCGCGTGATGCGCAGGCGCAGGCGGCGCTCGAATCGGCAGCGCGCCAGATCGGCTTTCGCGACATCCACTTCCAGTACGAGCCGATCGCCGCGGCCTTCGACTACGAGCAAAGCGTGCAGGCCGAGCAGGTCGTGCTGGTGGCCGACATCGGCGGCGGCACCTCGGACTTCTCCATCGTGCGCGTCGGCCCGCAGCGCGCGGCGAAGCTCGAGCGCAAGGGCGACATCCTCGCCAACCACGGCGTGCACATCGCCGGCACCGACTTCGACCGCCGTGTCGAGCTCGCTGCCATCCTGCCTGAGTTCGGCTACGGCGCCTTCGGGCCCAGCGTGGCCGGTGCGCCGCCGCGCGAGGTGCCCAGCGGCGTGTACTTCGACCTGGCCACCTGGCACCTGATCAACACCGTCTACAACCCGGCGCGCGTGGCCGAACTGCGCAGCATGCGCGGCTACTACGCCGAGCCTCGCCACCACGAGCGGCTGATGACCGTGGTCACCGAGCGGCTCGGCCACGAATTGGCCGCACGTGCCGAGGGCGCCAAGATCGCCGTGGCCGACGGTGGCAGCACGCGCATCGACCTGTCGCACGTGGAGAACCGCTTCGCCGTCGAGCTCGGCGAGGCGCAGGCGCTGCAGGCGCTGGATGCCGATATCGAGAAGATCATCGCGGCCGCGCGCGAGACGGCGCGGCAGGCCGGGCTGAAGGCCGACGCCATCGACGCGCTCTATTTCACCGGTGGCTCCACCGGCCTGCGCTTGCTCGCGCAGCGCATTGCCGCGGCCTTCCCGAAGGCGCGCGTCGTGCGCGGCGACCGCTTCGCCAGCGTGGCCACCGGCCTGGGCGTTTTCGCGCAGCGCTGGTACGGGCGCGCCGGGGCGTGATCCGGATGGATCAGACCGCGCGCGGCGGCGGTGTCGCCTGCGCACGCCGCCACGTCGCCGGCGGCAGCCCGGTGGCGCGCTTGAAGGCGCGCGTGAAGGCAGCCTCCGACTCGTAGCCCACCTCCAGCGCGATCGCCGCCACGCCGGCATGGCTGCTGCGCAACTGATTGGCGGCGAGCTGCATGCGCCACTGCGTCAGGTACTGCATCGGCGGCTGGCCGACGAAGCGCACGAAACGCTCGTGCAGTGCCGAGCGCGACAGCCCCGCCTCGCGGCCCAGCTCTTCCAGCGTCCAGTCGCGCGCCGGCGCCGCGTGGATCGCGCCGAGCGCCTTGCCGACATGCCGGTCGCGCAGGCCGGCGAGCCAGCCCGAGGCGTCGTCGGGCAGCTGCTCGAGGTAGCGGCGCGCCGCGTCGACGAACACCATCTCGCTGGCACGCTCCAGCACTGCCTCGCTGCCGGGGCGCCGCTCTTGCGACTCCGTTACCGCCTGGTGGAGCACGTCACGCACCCAGTGGCCCACGCCGCTGGCCGCCAGGTGCATCAGCCGCGGCAGCGCCGCGATGAGCGGATTGAAGGGCCGCAGGTCGCACCCGACGAAGCCGCAGACGACGATGTTGCTCGCCTCTTCCACCGGCACCGGCGCGCCGGGGTGAAGCACGCCGCCGTGGTAAGCCACCGCGATCGGCTTGGGCTCGTCACGCGTGGCGAACACCCAGTCGGCATTGTCGGCCGAGGCGCGCATGCCCGGCGCGCGTGACATCACGTGCGCATCGCCGTGCGGGAACATGACGATGTCGCCCGCCGACAGGCGCACCGGCGAGACGCCGTCGGTCGCTGCCCAGCCGTCGCCCTTGGCCATCAGATGGTAGGCGAGCACGTGCTCGGCGCCGGGCATCACGGCGCCGGCGATGTCGCGCGCCGCAGGGGCCTCGGCCACCCAGTCGTCGCTGCAGCTCACGTAGTAGAAGACCGCGCCGCGCAATCGCACGCTGCGCAGCACGTCGGACAAGGGGTCGTGGGACATGGGTGGACGATCGGTCAAGCGCGGCGGACGGGCGAGCAATCAGCGTGGTGAAGCAGGGCGCGATCCGGACGGGGGAGCAAATCTGCACGACGCCGCGCACGGCGTCAATGCGTCTCCCTTCGAAGAATGCGGGGCATCGGCGTGACGCAGCGCAGTCGCGCCGACCCCTCGAACCCACCGTCTTCTTCGGAGCCACCCCATGAACCCCGTCATCGAACACCCGACCCAGGCGATCCCCTTCGACGCCATCAAGCAACGCCAGCAGGCCACCTGGGCCAGCGGCGACTTCGCCGTCATCGGCACCACGCTGCAGATCGTCGGCGAACAACTCGCCGAGAGCATCGACCTGCGCGCCGGCGAGCGCGTCATCGACATCGCGGCCGGCAACGGCAACGCCACGCTGGCCGCGGCGCGCCGTTTCGCCCGGGTCACCTCCACCGACTACGTGCCCGCGCTGCTCGAACGCGGCGCCGCGCGTGCCCGCGCCGAGGGCCTGGAGATCGAATTCGTCGA
Proteins encoded in this window:
- a CDS encoding Hsp70 family protein encodes the protein MYCAIDFGTSNSAVAVPDATVGMRLVELEPGQRTMPTAVFYFVDGPEHDGPPRAFGRAAVAAYVDGLDGRLMRSMKSILGSSLIDQTTDVGGGRGVKYLDIVAGYLRHLKRCAEADAGQAIDRVVLGRPVFFVDEDPARDAQAQAALESAARQIGFRDIHFQYEPIAAAFDYEQSVQAEQVVLVADIGGGTSDFSIVRVGPQRAAKLERKGDILANHGVHIAGTDFDRRVELAAILPEFGYGAFGPSVAGAPPREVPSGVYFDLATWHLINTVYNPARVAELRSMRGYYAEPRHHERLMTVVTERLGHELAARAEGAKIAVADGGSTRIDLSHVENRFAVELGEAQALQALDADIEKIIAAARETARQAGLKADAIDALYFTGGSTGLRLLAQRIAAAFPKARVVRGDRFASVATGLGVFAQRWYGRAGA
- a CDS encoding AraC family transcriptional regulator, with the protein product MSHDPLSDVLRSVRLRGAVFYYVSCSDDWVAEAPAARDIAGAVMPGAEHVLAYHLMAKGDGWAATDGVSPVRLSAGDIVMFPHGDAHVMSRAPGMRASADNADWVFATRDEPKPIAVAYHGGVLHPGAPVPVEEASNIVVCGFVGCDLRPFNPLIAALPRLMHLAASGVGHWVRDVLHQAVTESQERRPGSEAVLERASEMVFVDAARRYLEQLPDDASGWLAGLRDRHVGKALGAIHAAPARDWTLEELGREAGLSRSALHERFVRFVGQPPMQYLTQWRMQLAANQLRSSHAGVAAIALEVGYESEAAFTRAFKRATGLPPATWRRAQATPPPRAV